TATCGAGAGAAAAATTATATGGATTTTCCTATGTTTAAAATAGAATATCCAATATTTTCTTTCCTTAGACTAAAAACAAAACAATCCATAGTAAAGAAAAGTTCGTTAAAAACCCTGATTTTGTGATGTGATTGTTGCGTGCTGAAGTTTGAAGATTTGGTTGTTTACATGGGCGCTGATTGAATAGTCTGGCTGCCTAACATGCATAACTAACTGAGTGCGGAATGATTTCAGCAATACTACCTCAATCCCAAATTGTAAGATGTTTGACTTTttgatctcaagtttgaccactcgtcttattcaaaaaatttgtgcaaatatagtcaaatttaagttattCTTGAAGAATTTTTATTAATAAACCAAACCACGACGAAAGAAATGATATTTTACACAAAtatttgaataagacgagtggtcaaacttagtgtcaaaaaagtcaaacgtcttataatttggaatggattgAGTACATATTTGATGTTCAGGTTACAACCGAAAGCGTGCTTTCCCTTGAGGAGCCCAAATGCTGTTGGGCTGTCTTCGTTAGAAAGAACGAGGAATATTTCTTCATAAAATAAAATGTATGTACTTTTTATAGAAGGAAAACAAGCGTCGCTTAATTTGGTCGGGGTTGGGGAGCATGTGTTCGGCCCGGACGTCCGGTGATCTAGCATGGACCAGCGGCTGCTCACAGCACACCAGAGCCGCCGAGCCGAGGTTTACACGGCGGTGCCTTGCTGGACCTGGAAGCTGGAACCGTCAGCATCTCGCTCTCTGTTTCCCAGTCAGTTTGGCAAGCCCGAAAGGGACACAACACAACACGACGCATGCAGCGCGGTCCACGCATTTCCATCGTACCGCCGGTACACGGGAGAGCACGGAGCCACTGGCGTTAGTTATGGAAGAGCGATCGATCGCGGGCCGGGATTAACACCTCCGTGCGTGCTCTGTCAACCAGCAGGTCCCGTGCTCCCGTGGCTCCACGTGGATTAACGACTCCGGCGGCCAGGTGTCACGGTCATCTGCCTATGGTACCAAAACCTGTGCGTCCGCCGCGCAAGTTTTCTGTACAACTGTACGGCGTTCCACAAGGCCTTTTTCGCCTTTGCCAAATTACGTACTAATGCCAAAGCGAAGGGACACGTGCCTACACGTAGCAGTTTTTGACGCAACAGGGCGGCGAAAATAGGGGTACGTGGCAACTGGTAAATGGATCACGAGGGTTGATTTTGTAGAACTGGATTTAGTGATCTCCCCTATTTTTCAAACAGTCTAATGACTAATTGTTAGCATAAGATTAGAGATGAAAACGACCAGATAATGTCTTTTTCATATCCTTATTTGCTTTTTTGTCAGATTCGGATTGAAGCGGGTGTAGATTCGATTTTTTTAATGCTGGAAATAGTATAGAGATGAAGTGGAATCGGATCGAAGACTGGTTTAAATAGTCAgtaatatatacatacatataaaatCATATGTTTAATCAAGAATTAATTTAGTAAAAGTGTCATTAGCAAGCAGTTCACAATAATCTTACACTGCAGTCCATGTTGTGGCTAGCACACGACACAATTAACATTAACAATATATATGCATAATCATAAATGATAAGTTATTAGCCAATAAGTAACAGACCACAAGTTCTCAATTCTCTCCTATTTAAATTTTTTTACAAATTTACAATACATGAAACGCGAGGTTCTAGTCTTCACTGCACGTGTCTTCTCTGTTTTTTCCGCAGCTCGCATCAGGGATCCTCTCCCTCCACCTCTACGGCTCTACCTACACTTGTCTAGGTGCAGTGGCAGGATCATGATTTTCATTTTGGATATTTAAAATGTGAAAATATGTcagaatttttttttcttcaaagtAACCTAAACTCCTAAATTCTGGACAGCAATTCCATGGCAACGCGTTCTCGATAAACCGATTCCCGTCAAGTCCGACCTTGACGGCAAGCCCATGGCAGCGTCTCTCGTCATCGAGCACGGACTGTGGAAGGCATGGAATGGAACGCGTGGCATGGCAGGCTCGAAAGGGAAGCTCAACGAGCGGTTGAAGTCGAAGGTGTCGTCAACATTGAGGACGCACGCGTGTGTGACCTTGGCGTGGGTGCGGCTGGGCTTGGGCCGCAGCTAACGCTTGGTGGCTGATGTAGGCCTGGTGCACAGCAACGATCTGGTccgctgtttttattttttattttttaaaaattgaTAGCAGCTGCTATAGGTTGTCATTGTGAGAATAAATAGAATTGATTTCTTGTATGTGTAATCTAAAACGCCAAAATAAAAGGCCAACAGTTTCGTCGGgttcttttttaaaaaatagaaatggACTCCATTACTTAGACGCCACACTATCGATAGTCACAATCGTCCGAATACAAACTGGAACGAAGAAGATCCACTACGGGATTGTCGTCCTCCCTACACTCACACCCCAACGCTGCTAGTACATGGGCAGTCCTATTACATGATCTACAAACAACGCTAATTTCAAATGAAGCGAAGTTTAGACAGGCACCATCTTGAATTTCTTTGATCAACCTTCCCGCAACGCGGAGGTAgggggctggcaggggccatagccccccccccccccccccccccctaacatATCACAACAATTTTTTTACTAGTATAAATTTATAATTTTATTTGTAGTAAGAAGGAGAATATAATTAAAATGTTGTCAATATACTTGTTAATCTCTTCCTTTTGAATCCAGAGTCCAAGCAAGGGCACTCGATAACGCCACCACCACGTTGCCCGTTAATCCACTAACCGTAGATGATGCAGTCCGCCGATGGGTCTTTCGAAGCAATGTAGATGATGCAGTCCGTCGGTGGGTCTTTCCAAGCCACCTTCTTTCTCGTTAGCGTGGGATGACAGCGATCGCCGAGCCTACCTATTGGGTAATCCATGCCCGAGATATTTTCCACTCGTTTTGGGATGGATAAATTGGGGTGGATAATTTTTGGATATGGATAATGGGTAATCCATTTATTCCCGAACAACATCATTAAATACCCCCAATACAAAAACTAGATGTTAACTAGCTGCTATTAGAAGAACATCCGAAGAAATCATCGAAACTTCTGAAGAACTAGCCATTGGAACAGAAAAACTAGCACTTGGGTTGAGTCAAcacataggccccgttcgctggtctgaaactggctgaaaaacactgttctggctgaattgttgtgagagaaaaacactgttccggctgaaaaaagaagccgaacaagccatttttaagacaagcgaacggggccatacagGTCCTGACAGGCTCAGTTAAAACACCCATGAGACGATCAAACTAATCTTAAACCTCTGCTCATATCGAACTAGTCCCGTATACATCCGGTATGACCTAGCATAGAGCACTATAAGCTAGTTCCTGCAAGGATCTCACTCATACCTtgcatgtgttaacttgggtATTATTATATAATAAACTAATCAAATACCATCATGTTGCATCTCCCGTTGATGGCACTGTAGACAATAGGGGAAGCTGCACGTAGGCTGATAGCGTCATGCGCTTGTGGTTTTCTGCGGGCGTAGGACTCTTCCTATGTCCAAGTGCCACCGTGGTGTGTGGGAACGAGATCCTCTGTAGTCGTGCACAGCGACTCTTCTCTGCGGTCACCGTATATGTGCCGTCCGTTACAATCCCACGGTGAAGCTTGCAAAACCCATATAGCAGGCCATACGGGTGGGGTTACGGTGGCCCATCTGAGCCTACGACATCGGATGATCGTTCCGGTGTGTGAGGGTTACGATTACGGCTATGGGTCATTGGGACAGCGGGCCTCATGCATAATGGATTCTTATTGTGcaccctttttttaaaaaaaaggaagaATACAGAAATATGAAAATGAGATTCCATAAAAAAGCATCTCCCTGTTTTCCATTTCGTTCCTATACATTTCCATCCTGTTTCTTGTCATGTTTCCAATAATTTTGAGAAATCTGAAAATAATAGATAGAAAAACAGCACGACGGTCTAACTCTTCTGCACGTGAGGTAGCCGGACACGCCGACAGCAGGGAGCCAGGCGCCGCTACGCGTGCGGGCGCGGCGAACCCAGGTGTGCGGCCGTGCGCTGCGCGGGCCGCGGCGACACGAAAAACACCGGACGCCGCTAGAGCTTACTACTGTTCGCCTGTTCGGTGGAGCCGGCGGACGCGATCCACACGAAATAATTGGCTGCCTGGATTTCACCACGGGACGACAGGGATTATCCACCGACGGGTTCTAGATGTTACGCGAAGCGCAACCGGACAAGCCCATCCACCAACTCACGAAACTACGGGAGAAAACCATCTCAAATCGCTGCCAATCATACACGAGCAAACTCAACAACATCCGCTCGACCATCGCCGTGACGTGAATGAAGCTATTTAAACCAGGGCTCGCTGCCCCCGTGTTCCCTCCAAAACCGCAAGGACGATTGAAACTTGACACGGCATCCGCGTACGACGCTGCGCATTGCAATTTTGCATCGCtcagtaactagtcgatctagTCCGATTAGTTGCCGATGTCGCCGGCGACCATGTCCCTGACCACGACGACCCGCCTGCCCATCTGCCGGGCGCAGGACGTGTCCAAGCAGGCGCCTGTACAGAAGCGTGCGCCTCCAGCTGCCAAGGCCACGCCTCCTTCTTCGTCGTCATCAGACACCGCCGGTTTCAGCAGGAGGAGGCTGCTGCAGTTCGCGGGGCTGGGtctcgggctcggtctcgccgTGAGAGACCCAGCGCGGGCGCGTGCCGAGCCGGCGCCGACGCCGGAGGACGTGACGTCGAACCGGATGTCCTACTCGCGGTTCCTGGACTACCTCAACGCCGGCGCGGTGCGGAAGGTGGACTTCTTCGAGAACGGCACGGTAGCCATCGTCGAGCTGGACGActcggcgtcggcgtcgaggGTGCATCGGGTGCGGGTGCAGCTCCCGGGCCTCCCCGCCGAGCTGGTGCGTAAGCTGCGGGACAGGGGCGTCGACTTCGCGGCGCACCCCGTGGAGCCCAACCTCGGGCTCATGTTCCTCGACCTCCTCCTCAATTTTGGCTTCCCGCTCCTCTTCATCGCCTCGCTGATCTGGAGGTCGGTCACCATGAACAaccccggcgccggcggcggggggCCCAGCCTCCCGTTCGGGCTCGGCAGGTCCAAGGCCAAGTTCCAGATGGAGCCCAACACCGGGATCACGTTCGACGACGTCGCCGGCGTGGACGAGGCCAAGCAGGACTTCCAGGAGATCGTGCAGTTCCTCAAGTCGCCGGAGAAGTTCACGGCGGTGGGGGCCAGGATCCCCAAGGGCGTGCTGCTGGTGGGCCCGCCGGGCACGGGGAAGACGCTGCTGGCCAAGGCCATCGCGGGGGAGGCCGGGGTGCCTTTCTTCTCGCTGTCCGGCTCCGAGTTCATCGAGATGTTCGTCGGCGTGGGCGCGTCGCGGGTGCGGGACCTCTTCCACAAGGCCAAGGCCAACGCGCCGTGCCTCGTCTTCATCGACGAGATCAACGCCGTGGGCCGCCAGCGCGGCACGGGCATCGGCGGCGGGAACGACGAGCGGGAGCAGACGCTGAACCAGCTGCTGACGGAGATGGACGGCTTCAGCGGACACAGCGGTGTCATCGTCATCGCGGCCACGAACCGGCCGGAGATCCTCGACGCCGCGCTGCTCCGCCCGGGCCGCTTCGACCGACAGGTCAGCGTCGGGCTGCCCGACGTCCGCGGGCGGGAGGAGATCCTCAGGGTGCACAGCTCCAACAAGAAGCTGGACCCCGACGTGTCGCTCAGCGTCGTGGCCATGCGCACGCCCGGGTTCAGCGGCGCCGACCTTGCCAACCTTATGAATGAGGCTGCCATCCTTGCCGGCCGCCGCGGCAAGGACCGCATCAGTGTCAAGGAGATCGACGACTCCATCGACCGCATCGTCGCCGGCCTTGAGGGCACCACCATGACCGACGGCAAGAGCAAGCTGCTTGTCGCCTACCACGAGATCGGCCACGCCATCTGCGCGTAAGTATTATTACTAATCGACCTTACTTCCTCTTTAATTTGTTCCAAGCTAATGTTCCATTTCCTTCGTCTGATTGATGCAGGACGCTGACGCCGGGGCACGACGCGGTGCAGAAGGTGACGCTGATCCCACGGGGGCAGGTGCGTGGGCTGACGTGGTTCCTGCCGGGCGAGGACCCGACGATGGTGTCCAAGCAGCAGATCTTCGCGCGCATCGTGggcgggctcggcgggcgcgccGCCGAGGAGGTGATCTTCGGGGAGGCCGAGGTGACGACGGGCGCGGCGGGCGACCTGCAGCAGGTGACGCAGGTGGCGCGGCAGATGGTGACCACGTTCGGGATGTCGGAGATCGGGCCGTGGGCGCTCATGGAGCCGGCCGCTCAGAGCGGCGACGTCGTGCTGCGGATGCTGGCCCGGAACTCCATGTCCGAGAAGCTCGCCGCGGACATCGACAGCGCCGTGAAGCACATCATCGACCAGGCGTACGAGGTCGCCAAGGAGCATGTCAGAAAAAACCGCGCGGCCATCGACCAGCTGGTGGACGTGCTCATGGAGAAGGAGACGCTCACCGGCGACGAGTTCAGGGCCATCTTGTCGGAGCACGTGGACATTGGCAAGGAGCAGAGGGAAACAGCGGCCCGGACAGAGGTGGTCACCGCTTGAAGCTTGACAAGACTACTGTACACTGTGGTTATCGAAATAGGTGCAAATATGCAATAGTATCAGTACTGTACATGGTAAACTCTTTTCACGCAACAAGAACGAAACACATGAGTTTCCGCATGATTCGGGAAGAGGTTCTCGCGTTCCAAAGGGACCGCGGATTACATAATCGATCGAGCATAAAAGGAGATAACTTGATTTGGATCACATCACTACTCGTGGATTCTTGGTGCTGCCTCCCCTCCTTTGAGAGACAAGAGCCGTCTCTTCTTGTAGTTGGCCTTGAAGCAGGCCTGCCTGAGCCTCTTGGTCTTCTCATCCAGCTGCACATACGGCCTCTGCTCCAGGATCTGCTTCTCCTGCTGCAGCATCTCCACCACCGCCCTCAGCTGCTCCTCATCGGTCGCCTTGCCCGCCTCCCGCAGGACCTGCACCGCAGCGGACCAGTCTCACAAATTCCCCTCACGGATTGGTTGAATTTATCTGACGCAGAGCATTGTGAATGTGAAACTGGGGGGATGGAGAGACATAGGGAAGGGAAACCTGGACATTCTTGATGAGGGACTGCAGGCTCTTCATCTTGCGATGTGGCCACCTAGGGATGCCCAGTTCCCTGCACCTCTTCTTGAGGAGGGTGAGGCCAACGTTGAGCTCCCGCGCCGCCTGCATGATCGGCATGTAGAAGTACTGCGACACGAGCTCGAACGTGAGGACCGGCTCCTCTGCCCTCACTTGCTGGCCTGCTGCTCTGACGACCTTGGTGTTCGAGGACActtccttctcctcctcggcgTAGCAAAGCAGCGGCAGCCTCTCGTTGCCTTCAATCTGTACCTTGTTGTCAGACTGCTGCTCCATGTCATCCCAATGCCTCAGCACATCATCCTCAAAGATGGCGTCGAGCTCACCTGCATGCGTCTCAAAGAACAAGACATCGAGTTCGTAAGAAGGTCTCATCTTGCACCTGAATCCGAATCCCATACATGGAAAAAGAAGCATACCTTGCAGAATGTTGCTGGATGTAATGGTCGAGCACGATGGGTGGAAGTGCAAGCTTGGTAAGGAGAGGCCGGAGAGGAGCGCTTCCTCTTCAAGCAGGTGGCTATCAGGCCAAGCACCTGTCCAGTAAGGCCACAAGCTGCTGCCAATGCAAACAAGAAAAAAATTGCTATTAGCGCACTGACATTCTGTGCAAAAAATTGAGGAGTACGAAGAAGCAACGAGTTTACGGTTTACCTCTCTTCAATCTTGGCCTCCATGGTTCCGGGAGATGCTGGAACGGAGTTGAGGCCAGCAATATAGGGAGTGGAGAAGATGGAAGGCAAATGCGGCTCTTTTAAACCCCTGGGATCATTGGGTTAATGGAAACGGCCATTAAAAACCACGCGAGGAATTAATGCAAAGGGTGGCTAATGGATCGGGAGTTACAGATATAATTAGCTCTTGGTAATTGCCGAGCATGCCATTGGGGCTCGTGCACTAGAGAGCATGCATAGTGGTCAGTCAAAGCCTTTCGGCTAGATTCGATCAGTTCAAGATTTGTTTCTACTTGCACCAAGGAATGTAGGAGTGCTACTAGCCATCTATCCATGGCATTTTTTTTGTTGGGAAGTAGAAGTAGCATGGAGTAGTGACTCAATGGGAAATTTCAGGCCTGTTTTGTTGAAAGCCTGGATAACTTGTTTGAAGAAAAGTATTGTCCGAGAGTTGTCTGGAATTCTGAGAGAATCTGCCTGGCCAGTCAAGTTGAGAGTTATTTGGTTAGAAGCCTGGCCTGAGAAAGTTAATGAATAGAGATCATGTGTTTTCTTCTGCGCCGGAGAGGTAATTAATTCATTTTCTTAATTAATAATACCTCAAATATACACAAATAAACATACGGTGACAAAATAAAAACAGATAAGTGATTTTTCTTAATTTATACTATGCTTAAATTAATGTGTTTTTTATTTATCTTTGTATAATTAACATGTATTTTTATAATCTAATTGACCAGAATATATAATTTAGTAAATTATTGTCACGTGTTTAATATTAGAGAATCACGTTtaataagattaaataggaagtaTATGGATAAATTATATCTTTTAGTATAATATATATGATCTAACACTTTTGATTAAATAATGtgaggaaaaataaaaaaagtaatCAATATAAGAAATCATAATCAGGATCTGGAAAATTTTAATGGTTATGAACAGTAAAAGATCCTTTCCATGCCTCTGATAATAATGTGGATGTAATTTTTTTAGCAAACCTGTGTATCATTTGTGAATAATAAAAGAATAGGACAACAATAGTTAATAATAGAACAAAAGCGGCACAGTACATCATTAATGCTCAGGCAACCTCACGATCATCCAGGCGCTCGTTTTTGCTCGCCTGGGCCTGGCGTTGTTGCCTGGTACAAGCATGTGTCCAGGTTCGTAACCAAATGAGTACCAGGCAACATCCAGGCGACCTGCAGCCCAGGCAAAGTAGAGCCAGGGTGTTCAACCAAACACGTCCGTTCTAGCATTATACTCTTTGCCTGAGCTAATAATAttatagaacttttcttttacaAATTTCAAAGGATTAGTGCTACTCAATTAAAATGCTACTCCTACTTTTTTGGACGTCGATGTCATATATGATTTGGGTTGAGGCTAAGGTTTTTACTTTGGTCATAAATTTATGAACTGACCATTACAGCAATAATTATCATGCATAGCATAGGCAATTATGTATCCATTCAAGAGGCAGGGGGTGAGAGATTAGTTGAGCAGTTGAATTGGCTTACGCCAGTATTAGTGGAAGTTTCATTTGTATTTAATGAGCTACCATGTAGGCATTTTTGATAATATGTCACCTtatttagagcaaggctaataatatagccAGCTGCTGGATCCAAGAATCCTTACAACCTACCTCTTAGCCCACCCATATAATAGTTAGCTCTTCAGCATTAATACATGGCCCTCTTGTTTCTCTCACAGAGTCTCTCGGTTCTTGTGTCTAagtcggctgtaagcttacaacccGCTTCTCCTCTTTCTCCTCTCCTATCTCCTCCACATCAGCATTCAGCctgcttacagcctgctattatacttgctcttatgaaggaagagaagaaatgaGTTTCATAGGGATGAAACTCTCCTGACACAGTTACCAACTCGCAATGAGTCATGGAATTAAATGTCAATAAATTATAGAATGAAACTATGCATTGAGAGTGATTGTTTCATTTAAGTTTCATTGCATTCTATCTGATGTGGGCATTCTTGGAAACAATGCTATGAAACtctccactgagactggcctcaTCTCCATGTAATTTCATCCGTTGGATTTTAAATTCTTCAAATTGTAGGCAAATACTTGACAGCCACATCACTATTATGGAAATCTGTATGAGTTTACTTTAGTTTTTCGCACAATCAGCAGTGCCCTCATAGATCTTCAATTTTTatcaaatataataataaaatatTTGTGTTTTCATTACCAAAGAAAGGTACAAACATCACAAGAGAGCACATGTACAGGCCAAGAAGAACGGAAGAAAGAGCTTGTTTCTACACCGCAAAACCTCTTCTCTTCCCCAAATACAACAATTTCACATAGCCGTCTAGCTCCAATCTCTACATGACCTATAAAAACATTCTAGCACTGAAAAAATCTCCTGGGTAAGGGGATGCGAGGTATCCCCTGAGATGAAGACATGCACCTTGTCGTGCAGATCAATCCAACTGTAGCCTGGATGCTTGTGAATCCCTAGCCGTTCCATGTCTTCTCTAACCACAGATGCACTTCCCCACCTCCCCTCATGGGCATGTAAGTTATGCATCAAAACATATGGAGCAGAACTCTCTGGATCAATCTTGGATAATGCATTGGCAGCCACCTCAGCCAGCGCTTCATTCTTTTTAGCAGTGCAGGCTCCCAGGAATGCCCCCCACACAGCTCGGTCTGGAGCAATTGGCATGCTCTTGATCACCTCCAATGCGTCCTCAAGCTGGCCATGTCGCCCTATGAGATTGACAAGCGCAGCATAGTGCTCAACCCTAGGAGCAAGGCCGTACTCATGAACCATGGTATGAAAAACCACCCGGCCTTCGGAGACAAGGCCAGCATTTCCACATGCACTCAGGAGAGAAATAAAAGTTATGTGAGTTGGCATAACCTTGGCACTCCTCATCTCCTCAAACAGGCGCAACGCTTCTGTAGCACTACCATGGTGCTCGTAACCTCCTATCAGTGCATTCCAAGAAACTAAATCTTTTTGTGTATGCATTTGGCTGAAGATGGCCTTTGCACTGGTTAGTTCACCACATCTGGAGTACATTGTCATAAGTGCATTGTTGGTTGCCGTATCTGGCAGAAATGATTTTTCAATAAGTTGGTGGAGCTGAGCCCCAAGGCACAACATGGCAAGTGACGCACATGCTGCTAGAACTGAAGAGAAAGTGTGATGATCAGGCCTCTCACCAACTTCTAGCATCCTTTGGAATAGCTTGATTGTACCATCATAATCCTCATTTAGCTCATAACCCGATATCATTGTATTCCACGTGATGGTGCTCCGCTCTGGCATCCTATCAAAGAATCCCCGAGCATGTTCCACATCCCCTTTTTGTGTAAACCCTCGTATCATCAAATTCCAGGTCACTGCATCAGGGTCTGGCACTTCCCAAAACAGCTTCTCTGCCTCCTCCATGTCTGAGACTTGAGTGTACCCTGCTATCATAGTGTTCCATGACACCAAGTCCTTATATGGCATCTCATCAAACAATGTCCTAGCTGAGCAAACATCTCCAGTTCTGATATAGCACATCATCATTGAGTTCCATGACACAACATTCCTCTCAAACACCCTCCTCTTATGCCCCTTGTGCTGGCTCTGTGTTTTTGGAATCATAGAAAATAACCTCCTTGCATCAGTTACCCTCCCAGATTGTCCATATGCAGCAATAAGGGTGTTGAAAGCATCAACAGCCTTGTCCATGTCCATCGCCCTCAAGCGCTTTGTAAGCAGCTCATCAGCCTCGTGCAACCAACCGTTCCTGATAAAACCAGAGACCATTGCAGAGAGTGACGCAGAGTCCTTGTCAGGCATTGCCTCGAACACATTGAGTGCCTTCCTCATTTGGCCAATAGCAAAGAACCCCGTGACCATGGTATTCCAAGAAGCCGGATTCCTATGTGGAATCTCATCAAAGAGCCTCTGGGCTTCCTCCATGAGCCCGCGGCGCGTGTAGGCGCTGAGAAGTGTGCTCCACGAGACGGCATCGCGCTGAGGCATCTCGTCGAACAGACGGCGCGCGGCGGCGAGGTGATCGGGTTGCAGCGATCGAGCGTACGCAGCAAGGAGCGTGTTCCAAGAGATGATGTCTCGCACCGGCATGGCGTCGAAGAAGGACCGCGCAGCTCTCACGTCGCTGCGGCGCGAGAGCGCCGCGAGGAGCGAGTTCCATGTGACCACGGAGCGGGCAGGAAGCGCGTCGAAAAGGCGGCGGGCGGCAGAGAAGCGGCCGCTGCGGAGGAGCCCCACAAGAGAGCGGTTGTGCTGGCGGACAAGGCCGTCGCCGTGGTCCATTGCCACGGTTACTTCCGGTGTGGCCGGGGCGCCGGCATGGCGGTGAGCGACGGCCGCCGGGAGCCGCGGCGGCCATCTTCGCATCAGGTATAGACCGTTCGGGTGTGGCGCAACGCGGCAACCACACTTCGGCCCAAGCGGCCCACATATGCTGAGATATTTTTGTCTTTTCTTTCGTTTCACCGATCATACTAGAAACTGCAGGGCTAGCGCGTAGAGGTAAGGACGAACGCCAGTGCCTGCATTCTATTTCACGCGCCTCACGCGGGGGCGTGCCTCCGGAACGTCACCAACATCGAGAAGGGGGGTGGGTGGGTGTTGGGGTGGGGGGCGCCGTGGTGTGGGAGGGGGCGGCGCCTGCCTTCGCTCTGGTTCGGAAGGACCTGCGGTGTGCCCCGGCCGCAGCGTCGTATCGGATGCCCAGCCGGCATCGGGaagaggagacaccgaggcgaggcaGTAAAAGACGAGGAGGAAGTTGCAACGCCCAATCTaattttgaaacatctagatgcaacactTGTAATATACGtcaagacagatgaaacacttgaaacatgtgtctgaaacacttgaaaaacacttaaaaccattgcaaacatacgtaaacatctagataaaacacttgcaacatacgtgtgaaacatatgtaacatccagataaacacacttacatATGGCTAAAAAAACAGATGAAGCATTGAaaacagaagcttgcaacatacacgtacaaccattgcaatatatgcaatatcccaatctacttttacaacatccatataaaacacttacaacatatatatgaaacatctgaaacacttaaacatGCGTTTTGCAACATACGGGAGGTCGGTGCCGGCCGATGCCAGGCGTCGGGGTGGAAGCCGGTGGCAAGCGACGGTGCGCGAGCACCATCACCAACACCAGCGGTGGCACgctagcaccaccaccaccatcgcca
The nucleotide sequence above comes from Miscanthus floridulus cultivar M001 chromosome 18, ASM1932011v1, whole genome shotgun sequence. Encoded proteins:
- the LOC136520718 gene encoding ATP-dependent zinc metalloprotease FTSH 6, chloroplastic-like, coding for MSPATMSLTTTTRLPICRAQDVSKQAPVQKRAPPAAKATPPSSSSSDTAGFSRRRLLQFAGLGLGLGLAVRDPARARAEPAPTPEDVTSNRMSYSRFLDYLNAGAVRKVDFFENGTVAIVELDDSASASRVHRVRVQLPGLPAELVRKLRDRGVDFAAHPVEPNLGLMFLDLLLNFGFPLLFIASLIWRSVTMNNPGAGGGGPSLPFGLGRSKAKFQMEPNTGITFDDVAGVDEAKQDFQEIVQFLKSPEKFTAVGARIPKGVLLVGPPGTGKTLLAKAIAGEAGVPFFSLSGSEFIEMFVGVGASRVRDLFHKAKANAPCLVFIDEINAVGRQRGTGIGGGNDEREQTLNQLLTEMDGFSGHSGVIVIAATNRPEILDAALLRPGRFDRQVSVGLPDVRGREEILRVHSSNKKLDPDVSLSVVAMRTPGFSGADLANLMNEAAILAGRRGKDRISVKEIDDSIDRIVAGLEGTTMTDGKSKLLVAYHEIGHAICATLTPGHDAVQKVTLIPRGQVRGLTWFLPGEDPTMVSKQQIFARIVGGLGGRAAEEVIFGEAEVTTGAAGDLQQVTQVARQMVTTFGMSEIGPWALMEPAAQSGDVVLRMLARNSMSEKLAADIDSAVKHIIDQAYEVAKEHVRKNRAAIDQLVDVLMEKETLTGDEFRAILSEHVDIGKEQRETAARTEVVTA
- the LOC136522597 gene encoding pentatricopeptide repeat-containing protein At1g62260, mitochondrial-like gives rise to the protein MRRWPPRLPAAVAHRHAGAPATPEVTVAMDHGDGLVRQHNRSLVGLLRSGRFSAARRLFDALPARSVVTWNSLLAALSRRSDVRAARSFFDAMPVRDIISWNTLLAAYARSLQPDHLAAARRLFDEMPQRDAVSWSTLLSAYTRRGLMEEAQRLFDEIPHRNPASWNTMVTGFFAIGQMRKALNVFEAMPDKDSASLSAMVSGFIRNGWLHEADELLTKRLRAMDMDKAVDAFNTLIAAYGQSGRVTDARRLFSMIPKTQSQHKGHKRRVFERNVVSWNSMMMCYIRTGDVCSARTLFDEMPYKDLVSWNTMIAGYTQVSDMEEAEKLFWEVPDPDAVTWNLMIRGFTQKGDVEHARGFFDRMPERSTITWNTMISGYELNEDYDGTIKLFQRMLEVGERPDHHTFSSVLAACASLAMLCLGAQLHQLIEKSFLPDTATNNALMTMYSRCGELTSAKAIFSQMHTQKDLVSWNALIGGYEHHGSATEALRLFEEMRSAKVMPTHITFISLLSACGNAGLVSEGRVVFHTMVHEYGLAPRVEHYAALVNLIGRHGQLEDALEVIKSMPIAPDRAVWGAFLGACTAKKNEALAEVAANALSKIDPESSAPYVLMHNLHAHEGRWGSASVVREDMERLGIHKHPGYSWIDLHDKVHVFISGDTSHPLTQEIFSVLECFYRSCRDWS